Part of the Lutra lutra chromosome 4, mLutLut1.2, whole genome shotgun sequence genome is shown below.
cacattcatattttaaaagtcacctttaggggcacctgcatggcttagtcagtgaagttcggctcaggtcatggtcccagggtcctgggatggagccccgaatcgggctccctgctcagcaggaggtctgtttccccctctccctctgccactccccctgcctgcgTTCTTCTCTCGCCacatctctttgtcaaataaataaatagaatctttaaaaaaaagtcacctttattgaggtataatttttaTGCAATAAAATGTATCCAATTTAAGTGAAcaatttgagtttttctttttaaagattatttattttagagagagccagcaaggaggggcagaggtagagggagaagggatGTCAAGCAGACTGGGGTCtgcacagggagcctgacgtggggctggatctcaccatcCCGTACTTCGTGAGCTGTCACGGTCGTGCACACACGTGACCACTGCTGCAGCAACGTCTGAACATCCCCGTCGCCCTGAGAGTTTCCGTGTGCCGCTCTCCAGTGAGCCCACCTCCACCTGTGGTCCTAACAGTCTTTTCTGTATCATCGTGTATGTATTTCTGCACATGTGTCCGttagtgtctggcttcttccGCTCAGCGTGGTGGTTTAGAGACCCACTCACGTGGCGTGTGTAGGGATTGTGCTGCTTTTCATGGCCAAGTAGGGCTCCCTCCACAGCCATCACGCTGGCTTCTCCGTTCACCTGCTCGTGGGCATTTCAGTCATGTCCAAGTCTGGCGATTACGAATAAAGCAGCTATGAGCAACTGTGTTCCAGTCTTTGGATGAAAACCTCGGAGTGGCTTTGCAGGGTCCTGTGGTAAGTATCTGTTTAACGTTACAGGAAACCGCCCAGTTTTCCCAAATGGCTGTACCATCGCACTCTTCCGCCAGCGGCCCTGAGTCCTCGCCGGTGCTTATTATTGTAAATCTTTTCGTTTTCGCTTTTCTAGTGAACGTGGACTGGCATTAATTgtactttcatttgcatttccttgatgacaaaTGACGTTGAAAATATTCCTGTGtgaggcgcctgagtggttcaatAGGTCAAGGGTCTGCCTTTAGCGCAGGTCGTGACCCCAGATGGGGCTCCtgccagtggggagcctgcttgtgctctctctcaaatgaacaaaatcttaaaaaaaaagaaaaagaaaaagaaaacaaaacgttcacatgtgtttattggccatttgtgcaTCTTTTTTTACAGGGTTCCTAAAGTCTTTCGACCATTTTTGAAACTACAGTTTAGCATCTTCTAATTATGAAACTGTAGAAGCACCTCTGTGGTCTGGACACAAGCCTTTGTCAAACACGTGTATTGCGAGTATTTCCTCCGAGTTGTGGCttaccttttcatttccttagcggtgtcttttaaagaacaaaagcTCTGAAGTTtatcaaaggtttttttttgtggttcATGTTTGTTGTGTCTTAGCTGAGAAATCTGCTTCCTCTAGGGTCTTGACGATATCACCTAAGTCTTCACCTAAAGTTTTTGTAAATCtggcttttacatttaggtctaggATCTGTTTCaagttaattttgtgtgtgataTGAGGTACGGGCCaaggttctttctttttctttaatcgTGGTACCCAGTTTCCCATTCccatctgtttaaaaaatgtgtgcataAGTTTAGTTCCAGATTCCACGCTCTGTTCTGCTGACCCGCGTGTTCCTCCGTAGGTTTATTGTCGCTTTACGGTAAGTCATGAAATCAGATGGTGTGGgttctccaactttgttattttcttttcaaaattgttttgcattttccatatcttttgtatttccatatgcGTTTTAAGGTGTTTGTCAGGTTCTACGGTaaagcctgctgggattttgattggtaTTGTTGAATTCCTCTATCAGTTTGGAGAGAATTGATGGCTTGATGTTATTAAggcttctgatccatgaacatggtacaTCTCTCTGTTTAGGGCTCTCTCCGCCTGTGCCATCAGGACAGTCACTACCGATCTTCCTGCCTTTACTCAAACCACTCCCAGGCGCTTCCCTGGAGGATAGCAGACTCTGGAGCTGCCCATCCTCGGGTTTCCACACCAGGCCTTGACCACTCAAGACTCTCCGTGTGTCCTCTTTCTTCCACTTGGTTTCCCCTGACCTGCCTCCATGCATTCTCCTGGGCTTTGAGTTTTGCTGTCCACACTCCTGAGACAATTTCCCGCTAGCACTAAGGCTGAGCAGAGGTCCTGAAGTCTTAACACTCTGTCCCTGGCTCTGGGACATGAAGCTCATTCACTGACTCCACAGTTGACACCTATGGTGTGCCTGGCCCTGGATGGGGTGCTGGCCTGGGTGTTCCGCAAGTAGGTGTCCTGGGCCAGCCTTCCAGCATGACTCTATGCAGCACAGCCGTGTTCCTTGGCAAGGAGTGTGATGGAGGTGTGCACGCTTCGTGtcttttcatcttgaaaatgaGGATGGATGTGACGATGGCCTATGGAGATAGACATTTTGGTTGAAGAAAACATTAGCCGCCTTTGGCCTCAGTATAGTTAGTAGCCATTTCGGTGCCCTCTGGTGGAAGCCCACTGAGCCCACCGGGCCGGGCTTACCTCTCACTGCGGTAAGGGGACCCCTGGCGATGGGCAGATCACGATGGGCAGGCGATGGGGGTGGCAGGACTGGTGCTAGAAAGGACCTGTGAGGAGGCTGGGCTCACTTGGGTGAATtggggaaggctgaggaagcagggcTTTACTCTGGATCACATGCTGGCAGGAATGGGTCTGGGTGTCTCAACACCTCTTTTTTGGAAGGAGAACAGGCCAGAGGCAGGAAAGCTGTCAGTAAGCAGGACCGTGCGCCGTGGGTCTCCTACGCCTGGACGATGCTGTGTCTTGTCTGTGTCCATATGTGGTCACAGAGGGGAATTGTTTCTGTCTTGACCCACCCCAGACCTTCTGCTGTGACACTGATGTGGCATGAAATTGTTTGTCACCTGACCAGGAGGCCACCAGCGCCTGGGTCTGCGCGCCGGGCCAGCTCCTGCAGCACGAGGGCTTTGCGCAGAGGAGCAGACCCGCCCCCCAGGTTGGAGGCTGCTTCCTTCCTCACCTGGAAAAGCAACAGCGCTTCACCCCCGGCTGCTCCCCGAGCCCACACGAGAGCCTTCTCCACGTGGCTCCACAGGTCTGGTCACAAGCTGCCTCTCCTTCTCTAACCTGGGTGGGATGTGCAGTTAGTGGAAATGCCCCAGCAGgtatgggtggggtggggggggcgcagGCGGTTAGGCGtccgagtcttggtttcagctcaggtcatcatctcagggtcgtgggatcaagcctcgtctaggcctccatgctcagcaaggagtctgcctgagactgtctctccccgcccctcccagcatgctctctctctctcaaacaaaataaataaattacaaaaagaaaaaaaagaaaagaaaagaaagaaagaaagaaagaaagaaagaaagaaagaaagaaagaaagaaagaaagaaaagaaaagaaaagaaagaaaagagatgtggTGCTGGCCTTGCCCCGAGGCTAGCCTGGTCCCTCTGTGGAGCCCCCGGCCGCCTCCTGACGCCGCGGCCCCAGGCCCATAGTTGCTCCGACTCCCCTCTTCCGCACATCTCCATGGCTCCTTCCCCACTCGCCTCACCTGTTCACACCCCACACCATCTCCTGGATATACTGTTGCTGGGTTCACCTGCCAGAGTCCCCTTTACCTACAGGGCCTCGGCTGTGTGCGGCCCTGGCCTTCCCTCTGGTGGCAGACCCCTCTTCTCCCCGTCCCCTGGCCTGTCGGCCCTCGCCACGCCCCTGCACCAACGTCCGGACCCTGGCCATCCCCAGGGAGCCTCCTCCAGGGTTGGCTTAGCCGAGAGGCCGTGTTCTTGGAGCCTCTCGAGGAAGTGGTCCTTGCGTGTGGCACTCACGACATTCCTAGCTTCCCCACCACGACCATGTTCCCCCTCAGCATGTCGGCACTCTAGGCTCTTTCCAGTGCGGATCCTTGGTGGGTCTGTAAGCTGACCCCGACCAGATGCTGGCATGCCTAGGCCACAGTCCAGGCAGGGAGTCTTGGGCAGGGAGCTGCCCCTGCTCGAGGAGCCAGCCgccaaggggaggggaggggaggggacctgCATTGCTTGCCTCATGCTTAGCATGTGGACACAGCTAAGGGAGATGGTGCAGCAGCAGCCACGGGGCAAGGCGAGGTGGACTCCAGGAAGGGCCCAGGGGTGCGTGCATCCCTGCCTTGGGCAGTGGGGCTTGCCTGGGTCTCAGGCAGTGCAAGGTCAGGCCTGGGCGTTGAGCAGCTAGGGGACAGTGGGAGGCCAGCTAAGCAGCCAGTGGGCAGATGGCAGGCCCATGGGCCAGGCCAAGAATGTGCAGTTCCTCCACCAGCAACTCTTCGAGGGTTTGAAGCAGACGGGGTGGGGGTGATCTGCGTTTGGAAATAGACCTAGCAGGAGGGGGCCGGTGGGTGTGAGTGGACAGGTGAGCACGAGGCAGCCTTCtgtgcgggggggtgggggggtgggggggagggggggcggtgggcagggaggagagaagacagcCCTGGTTCTGGCAGGGGCAGTGGGGCAGAGACCGTGGATGGAGAAGACATGTCAGCAGCAGGTTTGCGGGGAGAATGGATGGTGGGCGGGGGACACAGTGGAGGTGCCGGCAGACCTCTGCAGGGACGTTGGCTCCTGGGGTGTGAGTCCCTTCGGAGATACTGGGGTCATAGGCCAGTTATAGGGTTGGGTtaatgggtggggtggggggtgggggggcaagggGTCCCGTGAGAGGGTTCTCAAGTTTCAGGAGGTGGGGGTCCTGCGGGGGAAGGCCGCAGAGAACCAAGGGCAGGGAAGTCCCCTGACAGAGCTGGACCCCAGACAGTGCAGGGGCCCCTCTGCAGGGAGGACGAAGGTATGGACAGCCGGCTGACCTCTGGCTGGCCTCTGAATGCAGCCCCTAGAGCCCggctgggggaggcagcaggaggggagggcaTGTAGAACAGGGGACCGAGGTGAGGCTGGGGGAAGGTGCtagaggcaggctgagagggcCAAGCCCTCGGAGTCTGTCCAGCTTCCCCCAAGAGGCTCCAGTCTGCAGCTCCTCATGGGGAGCACAGAGCGATCTGCAGGGCCTTGTCtgagccaggcccagggggcaCGTCAGGTGCCCACTgatgggcagagctgggggaagTCTGCTCTGGGGCCAGTCAGTCACCTACGCTGTCCCCAGACCCAGAGGACCCGTAAGACCCTCCGCCATGCTGTGCGGTTCCCAGGAGCGAGTGGCAAAGTCAGGCCGTTCACCACCCTGCAAACCCGGCACCACACTTAAGCTCCGGAGGCCTCGGGTCCCTGTCCTCAGGTCCCTGCCCCCGTCCTTGCGGGGTACCTCAGACGGAGTTCAGGAAGGCGACAGGAAGGGCAGTGCACTGTGCACTCCCTGTCCTTGACTTCCCCACTGTGCACTGTGCACTCCCTGTCCTTGACTTCCCCACTGTGCACTGTGCACTCCCTGTCCTTGACTTCCCCACTGTGCACTGGCTGCCCTCCCTGTCCTTGACTTCCCCACTGTGCACTGGCTGCCCTCCCTGTCCTTGACTTCCCCACTGTGCACTGGCTGCCCTCCCTGTCCTTGACTTCCCCACTGTGCACTGTGCACTCCCTGTCCTTGACTTCCCCACTGTGCACTGGCTGCCCTCCCTGTCCTTGACTTCCCCACTGTGCACTGGCTGCCCTCCCTGTCCTTGACTTCCCCACTGTGCACTGGCTGCCCTCCCTGTCCTTGACTTCCCCACTGTGCACTGGCTGCCCTCCCTGTCCTTGACTTCCCCCCTGTGCACTGGCTGCCCTCCCTGTCCTTGACTTCCCCACTGTGCACTGGCTGCCCTCCCTGTCCTTGACTTCCCCACTGTGCACTGGCTGCCCTCCCTGTCCTtgactccccactgtgcactgGCTGCCCTCCCTGTCCTTGACTTCCCCACTGTGCACTGGCTGCCCTCCCTGTCCTTGACTTCCCCACTGTGCACTGTGCACTCCCTGTCCTTGACTTCCCTTCCCAGCAGGCTcacctgctcctgctcccttTACCCTGGCGATGCCCCGcaggctcctccccacccccagaaaatGCGGCCAGGAAAGGGATCACAACGTGGAGAGCACAAGGTCCCATTTATTGGAATTTTAAAGACAGCAAGACGAGAGAAAGGTCTCCCTCCCCCCTGAAATAGCCTCATCCTCTCTGCCCTCAGGGCTCCGCAGGGGGACAAGGCCCTCAGTCCTTAGGGCCCCCAGAGGGCAGCGCtccagggcgggggaggggtgagggaaggggaacCCTAGGCCAGGCTGGGGGGGGCTGGAACAGGAAGGGAGACGTGCCCCCTCACCTCTTGGCTCGCCCCCTCTCCCCTGGGACCGGGTGTGGTCCCCAGACCCTGGGGCGGGCTGGCAGACGGCTCATGCAACGGTGAGTGAGCAGGCGGTGGCCTGGGAACCCGGCCCCACTGCCCTGGGCGGGGCCGGAGGGCGAGAAGGGGCCATGCTGGCCATGGCAGGTCCACACAGGAGAATCTGCAGTCACACGTGGGAGGGTCGGAGAGGGGCCCCTCGGTCCAGGGCTGTGGCCGGCGGGAGGCGGGGGCGCGAGGGGAGGAGGTGTGACGGCGCTGCCCCATCAGGGccaggacccaggacagccacgcCGCctgagtggggccccaagctccaGCTACTCCTTGGCACGGCCAATGATGGTGAGAATGTAGAGGAAGATGTTGATGATGTCGGTGTAGAGGTTCAGCGCAGCGAACACGTACTCCTCGGGGCTCAGGGACAGCTGCTTGTTCCCCAGCAGCAGCTGGGTGTCCACAGCCAGGAACTGGAGGGGCGGCGGGCCGGTGAGGGACACGCCCCTGCCTCGGCCTAGGTGCCCCTCCGGCTCGCCCCTGGCTCCCGCCCCCAGCACTCACACAGGTGAAGAGCAGGGCGCCCAGCGAGGCGTACACGATCTCCAGGATGCGGTTGCGGATGAAGATGCAGAGAATGGCGAAGGCGACCAGCACCACCAGACTCACCAGCAGCACGCCCATGCACGACGTGAAGTCATAGCGGGTCTGCGGGCacgggggggggtggggacaggggtcTGGGTGCCGGCCCGGAAGGCGTCTGGGCCCACGGGGCCAGCAGCCTGGCCTTCAAGGGCCCCTCACCTGCATGGAGAAGATGACCACCGTGAAGCAGACGGTCGTTGTGATGCCCACGGCCATGATGACCGCCTCGGTGTTGTAGAAGCTGGCAATCATGCCCACCATGTAGGACAGGCTGACGGTCAGGATCGACTGTGGGGACACAGAGCCTCGTGTGGGGGCAgtggctccccacccccgccccgccccatccccaccctcctgTGGCTGCAAAGAGTGGGGGCAGCAGGTGAGGACGctaggggagggggcaggccgGGGGCTGGGGTTACCAGGGCAATGAGGTTCCAGGGATGCTTGCGCCGGAAGTCTCCACAGCAGCTGAGGACAATGAGGGAGATGAAGAAGACGGCATAGGACACATAGTAGGTCCACACGTTCTCCCGGACGAAGCCCTTCACCTTCCCGACAAAGGTGAACACAGCCACAGTGGACAGCGTCACAGACAGCTGTAGGGTCAGCACCAGGAACACCTAGGGTGGGAGCCAGCTCAGAGCCCTGCCCCGCAGAGCCTCCtcgtctcccccctcccccgccccgagCCTCCTTCGCCCACCTTCCGGATGAAGGCCTGGCGGATGCTCTTGTCATCCCAGTTGGTGGCGGGGAAGTCCTGGTTGTCGTAGTAGGACGGGGGGCCCTCTTCATGGTAGTTTCCATGCTGAGGTGCTGAGGAGCAGGGTGGGCTGGGTCAGCAGCTCAAGTGGGCACCTggagcccctgcccctccccccaaagctTCTCCCCTCGTACTCACAGCCAGGGTCCGGTACCGGGAAGGCCTGTGATTGTCCAtaggggttggggggaaaggggCTCTGTGGATATGGCCCCTGAGGGTAGCCCCCTTGAGGGTAGGGGCCCTGGGGGTAGCCCCCTTGGGGGTAGGCGCCCTGCGGGTAGCCCCCTTGGGGGTAGGAGCTGGGGCCCTGGGGGTAACCTGGCTGGCCATATGGAGAAGGCTGAAAGGGGGCTTGTGGGTAAGGGGCTCCAGGGTAGGGAGGCATGGAGGGCTGGGGTCCCCCAGGATATCCAGGATTTGGGGGAGGGTAGCTGTCCCCAGACACCAAGAAACTCTTTTCGTGGGGCATGGCCTCAGATTCTGTGGTCTCCCcctagaggagagagagagagaagtcagccCCGCAGTGACAAGTCCCCGGAAGCAGCCACCGCTGCCCCGCCCCACCTGCTGCAGGGAACCAGGACACAAAGGGGGGCATTCATGACTTTTGCCCCCAGGGCCATTGGCAACCCGCGAGCAGAAGGACCACAAAGCCATGGAGGAGTCGTTGGCAGGGCGTGGGGCTTTGGAAGAGGCTGTTCTAAGACGACCCCAAAAGTGGAGGAGGGGACAGACGAGAGGATGACTTCGCCAGCTCCgcgatttttggttttggttgtttcTTAGGAGTAAATGGGGGAGGTTTGTGACCGCGGCGGCGTCTCCCAGGTCAGAGCTCAGGCCGGGTCGGGGCTGGGGGCGCGGTCAGGGAGGTGTGGAGGTGTGCCCGGACCCTCCCCTTCGCCACCCTCCCCTTAAGCAGCTTGAAGGGGCCAGAGCCGGCGGCTATTTCTATCCCAGGAAATCCCCAGGCCATCTGTGAGCAGCGAGAGCCCTGACCCTTGTGCAAAAGCAGGCCGGACTGTCCCTCGCTCCCAAGGTGGGGGGCAGCAGGCCTGGATCGGCTGTCGGGGCGCCTGCCAGGAGGGCACGCCAGGAACAGCGGGGTGCGGGGGCGTGTGGGGGATGGAAGCGACCAGAGGGCGTGCGGGGGAACAAAGCGGGCGAGACGGCGAGGCGGGTGGGGGCGGCGGCCACGGAACCCGCACCGAGGGCGGATGGGTCCCGCTGCCCGGTCAGGGGGCGCTCGGGACGCGGGTCTCGTCgctgccgcccccgccccccaccccgccggcccgccgcccgccgccgcgcCGGGCCCAAACGGGCCGGGCGCCCCGGCGGGACCTACCGACTGACCCACCGCGACGCCGCTCGGCTGCGCAGGGCCCGCGCGGGGGCGGCCGGCCCAGCGGCCGAGCGGGTAGCCACGCCGCTGCGCTCGGGCCAGGGACTCACCACTCGCGGGGCGCCTCCGGAACGGTGCGCACGGTGTCCGGTGCGCGACCGCGCGGTCGATGGCCGCTGCGCCCGCACCCACACCCGCACCCGCTCCGCGGCCGGCTTGGCTGGGCCTGCGCCTGCGGCTCCGGAGACGCTGCGGGGCCTTGTgacggggcggggccggggcggggcgggggcgggggcggggcgggggcggggcctgcggcTGCGGAGACGCTGCGAGGTCTTGTGtcggggcggggcctgggcggtggggcggggcctgggcggtggggcggggcctgggcggtggggcggggcctgggcggtggggcggggcctgggcgggGAGGCGGAGGAGCGGGGAGGCGGAGGAGCGGGGAGGCGGAGGAGCGGGGAGGCGGAGGAGCGGGGAGGCGGAGGAGCGGGGAGGCGGAGGAGCGGGGAGGCGGAGGAGCGGGGAGGCGGAGGAGCGGGGAGGCGGAGGAGCGGGGAGGCGGAGGAGCGGGGCCGCGGGCCGGTGCTCCACCGGGAGCTCCGGGCTTCTCGCGGTTGGGTCCTACCCGCTGTAGCCGCCGTGCTGGCTCCTTTCCGATCCCCAGGCCGGCGCCCGGCGTCCTGCACTGTCCGCCGAAGTGCAGGCTTGGGCCGCGGGGGCTGAAGACCCTGGAGGCAGAGACCCGGCCTGGCCGCTTGGGTTCGGGGAGCTGGAAGTGCACTCCGGAGCCTGGGACGCGCTGCCCGAGACTCCAGGCCGCGCTGGTCTTCAAACCCCGCTTTCCCTCTTCTCTCGCCCTTTCGTGCGGGCTCTCCCAAACCCGCGGGCCTTCTCCTCTGAGCGCCCCCCGCTTCCGCAGTCACTGAGACCACACTAGACCTTCTATGTCTTCGGTCCTCACCGCATCCTCGCGGCCGGTGAAGGTGGCCTTCTCAGCCCCGCGTCATCACCGGGGCCGCAGGTCAAGTCAGCTTCTTCCCGGGGCTCCTGCAGTGCTGCTGGGGCCCGCGGACTGTCGCAGCCCGGTTGGTTTGGGCCGCAGTGCCTGGGGGCCCTGTTCGTGGCCTTCCCCAGACCCGCAGTGGTTCGGAGAATGCTCCGTCCCGGGCCCATGGCGCACTGGCCCACCGTGCAAGACCAGGGGTAGCTGGTGAAGCCCTGAGCTCTGACTCGGCTCGTGCTGGTGTTACAGACTCGCCCCTCACGGCGGGTTCCCAGCAGCCACCAGTGTGACAGCTGATCCACAAAAATCCCGGAAAACACCCCCGTGGTCGCGGTGGGCCCTGCTCTGGCACAGGCTGGGAGGCTGGCCCTCGGCTGCAGGTTGGGGTGTGAGACACGCCCGGAGACAGTGTGCGAAAGGTGATCTGCTCTAGAACAAGAGAAGACACGGGCAGGCAGGGTGTAGAACAGGAAGCCCACGCAATTTACAGGGTTTAGAAACGACAACTATGAAGTGGAGGTGGGGGCCTTGGATGGGGCCCAAGCAAGTCAAAGGTCcttagggacttttttttttttttaagattttatttatttagggcgcctgggtggctcagtgggttaaagcctctgccttcggctcaggtcatggtctcagggttctgggatggagccccgcatcgggctctctgctcagcggggaacctgcttcctcctctctctgcctgcctctctgcctacttgtgattgatctctgtctgtaaaataaataaataaaatctttttttaagatttttaaaatttatttatttgacagagagacacagggagagagggaatacaagcagggggagtgggagaaggagaagcaggcttcccgctgagcagggagcccgatgcagggctccatcccaggaccctgagaccatgacctgagctaaaggcagacatttaatcatCTGAGCCCTCCATGCGCTCCAATCCTTAGGGACTTTAGGTTCAAGTTAAATCTACCAAGAAGAGTGTGGTGAGGGGAGCCATGGGGGTGGTAGCCGGGGGCTCTGAGAGGCCCATCCCTGCAGAGGGACAGGCCCATGCTTGGGTGTTGAGCCGGGGAGTGTCTGTTACTCTACGGAAAGAGGCTGGAGCTGGCTGAGCAGGGGCGagtgcagggagggtggggacagagaggggatTGGGACCTGGTCAGGCCAAGCCTGGCAGGGCCCCcaaaggactttggcttttagtGAGTGATTCTGGCTTTTCCCACGGCCCAAGCTGGAACTGTGGGCACCACTTCACAAGGCTCCGCTGCGCTCTGTTGAGGATggacagtggggtggggtggggtgggcgtgTCAGAGGGAGACGAAGACAAAAGGTTAGTGCAGTGATCCAGGGGGGAGATGAGGGAGGCTCAGGCCAGGGTGCCGGGGGTGCAGCCCGAGTGTGGGCTCCCCAGGTCCCCCGGACGAGCCGCAGGGGTGGGCTGAGGGGTCAGTGAGAGGTGGGAAGTGGGCAGCAGCCGTGGGAATGAATCTGGGAGGCTGGAGGCCGATGACCAAAGGGGGGGCGGTTGGTAGCAAGAGCGCAGGTGGACCCTAAAGGTGCAGCCGGGGGGAGGCACCGCACCGCCCTGGGTCCTGTCTGcgcctccctttccccttctgtgATGAGAATCTGCTCAGCAGCACATGTCTGCAGAGTGTGCAACCTCTGCTGGGTTGACCACGATGACAGTGACAATGGCGTCCGCATCGGGCGGGAAGACACACAGGTGCACAGACCAGGGAGCCCCCAGGAGGACAGCAGACGGCGGCTGTGCTGGGCGGGGTGGAGGCTGTGCTGGGCCAGGCTGTTCCCCTTCAGCAGCCTGCGGCCCTCAGCTGGCTGTGGACCCTGATGCCCCACTCCACCCCTGCCTACCGCTACAGGGCCGGTGGGCCTGGGAGGAGCACAGGCTCCATGGTGCTGGCTGAGCCCAAAGCCGGACCCGCCCATGTGCAGCTGCCCACTCCCTGCCTGTGCCCCAGCATCCGGAGCAGCACGGCCAGACCCTGCTGTGTGTCACGGAGCACATAGTGCCACTCTGCTGTGCCCTGGACAGTCCCCGGCCAGACTGGGTCCTGgcccacctgccccagcccctctccgAGGCAGGGGAGTCGCAAGATTGGGGCAGGTGTGCTTGTTGGGGGGACGCTGGGAGCCGGCCTGCACCCTCCCCCGCAGGAGTCTGAGTCCTGCAGACCCTGGGCCTGAGGGGGTTAAGGCGTCCCAGGCCCAGCAGCGGATGTGGTGGGGAGTGTCCCCCCGAGGGCGTGCTGCTGCAGGGGCTATGTCTGGAGCCCATGCTCCGCAGTGGCAGGGGGGCCCAGGAGGGCCTGGACTGCCCACCTGGGTGCCTGCACATGGTTGCCTCCTTCCAGCAGCGGCAGGCTGAAGGGAGCTGCATAGACGTGGGGCCCACCCTTCCTGCTCCTTAGAGCCCTGACGGGCCTctgtcctctcctttcctccaagtGGCCAGGTGGGTCCTACAGCAGGACCCCCAGTGGCGGCGCTCAGGGCTGAGCCTGGCCCCCCACTGTGACATCGTGGAGCCCGAGCAGCTTGCCACAGACGGCGGCAGAGGGGACTACCTGGTCACAGTGGGGCCAGGGGCCACCGAGCATGCTCTCCCAGAGGTTGGAGAGCCAGTGAGGACACTgaggagggcagggatggggacaCTGTGctctgaggaggaagcagggcctCTCTGGGGATGGGTCCCCTTGGGTCTCTTGGCCAGGCTGGGCCAGTCAGCTTGGGGTTTACCGGGTTACTGGGATGGAGAGCTGGTGGGCCATGGCCTGTGGGGTCTCCAGGCCCAGTGGGCGCAGTGGAGATGGCCAGCAGGTCTTTGGAGCAGGTCTCCCACACACCCTGCAGCCCCCAGACTGCATAGGCAGTGACCAAGAGAAAGTGCATGTGGGTAGGGCTTTCTGGGGACCCCAGCACACCCTGGGGCCCTTTCTCGACCTGGCCTTCTACCTCTCCCT
Proteins encoded:
- the GRINA gene encoding protein lifeguard 1, with the translated sequence MPHEKSFLVSGDSYPPPNPGYPGGPQPSMPPYPGAPYPQAPFQPSPYGQPGYPQGPSSYPQGGYPQGAYPQGGYPQGPYPQGGYPQGPYPQSPFPPNPYGQSQAFPVPDPGSPQHGNYHEEGPPSYYDNQDFPATNWDDKSIRQAFIRKVFLVLTLQLSVTLSTVAVFTFVGKVKGFVRENVWTYYVSYAVFFISLIVLSCCGDFRRKHPWNLIALSILTVSLSYMVGMIASFYNTEAVIMAVGITTTVCFTVVIFSMQTRYDFTSCMGVLLVSLVVLVAFAILCIFIRNRILEIVYASLGALLFTCFLAVDTQLLLGNKQLSLSPEEYVFAALNLYTDIINIFLYILTIIGRAKE